A window of Rhipicephalus microplus isolate Deutch F79 chromosome X, USDA_Rmic, whole genome shotgun sequence genomic DNA:
aggcggctagacagatagatagaaaaattgatagatagatagatagatagatagatagatagatagatagatagatagatagatagagttgctttgcatttaaaatcaACGTTCCACACTCATTGTTGCCATCAATTCAGACAAGCGAGTTGAGCGTTTagaggcaatatataaaattcatttgaaaagaatctgcgtAACTCTCAAGCCTGTGATTCGGCGTGATTGGCGAAAATGTGCGAATGAACGTACCCAGTGAGTTTCATCAAGATCAATTGAGTTTACTGGAGTTGGCTTTTAAGGCAATGCCGAAAAATTATGAAATGATATGCCATGTAAAGTATCAATAAATCCACAACTTCCCGAAATGGCCACGTTGCTATAGAAACGTACACTGGAAGCAAAGAGTGTTTCTGCAACAGGTTTGCGAGGTGTGCGCCTAAAAAACTTCCGATGCGTGATCTGTTCCACTGGAAGATTTATCTTGGTGTGATCCGAGTTTTGGCGCTAGGAGTGGGGTGGCCATTCCAAACCTGTCCTTCTTCTTTTGTCACCGCCATGTCAATTTATAAACGCTTTCAGAAAACGAATCAAGAAAGCATGTTTTGCTTAAAGGGGCACTCGCACATCCGGTAATTTACATAAGGGAATTGATGATACTCTAAGCATGACCGGAATTTGAGAGGACATTCAGAAACAGTTACGATTGAACAGTTTCACTTTGCGGCTACTATGGAATCTTTCCACGAAAAATTTTGCCCTTCAGATGAATTATAGTGTGTTAGGGTCTGTAGAGAGTTCTATCAAAGTGGAAATGCAGCGTCACTTCTGTGCCGTACTCACTTGGAACAGGGCATGAAGAGCGCGTTCTCGAAGCACATATCCGAGACACGGTCGGGCTGCAGGCAACCCGCACGGCAGTGTTGCCAGCTGCTAAACCGGTTAGTTCCACGGTTGCAAAGCTGGGTGCGAAGCGCCGTGGTGGGGACGCACGTCAGCTCTACAGGGTCGTAGTGGAAAACAGTTGTCGTCGGTCGCGTACAGTACGTATAGTAGTAACGACTGCAGTCTTGCCTCCGCTAGAAATAGGACAACGATTCAAATGGCTCAATAGGCAGGGACGCGAGTAAAACTGTGTTCGTAAAGCCAACGCAGTCACCAGTTGTAGTTATATGCAATTATAGGCACGTATAAGCCCTGAGTATGAATGAATTGTCACAGTTCCTTCGGGAGTAGTCTCAATAGCGTTGCAAGGCTTTTCGTAACTCGTTTATTTAACTCGGTTATGTGGTGCACCTCGGCGTCCACGAGCGTACAGTCTTTCGCACATAGGGGAAATGTCATAGCACGTGGCATCGCGGTGCGGTCATAATGCGGCCAGCGAGGCAGTCACGCAGCGGCAGAAGCTGGCATGTGCGCAAACGTTTGCGGCACGTAGTGCTGAACAGTTGAACCGGTTGAACCACGACccgctcactggattccgtgccgaccggttgtgccctcgcgatctccgactgccctcgcgatctccctcgcgatctccgacgtcagcgtagctctggctgactgggctgaccctacgtcatctcctgacgccgatctccgacgacagcgaagctctgacctactggacttgccctacgccatctcttgacGCGGACAAAAGCTTTCGCAAGTGGTGCGCCGTCCTCgcactcctgtgaccatgtttccatctctcctatccccaagatatgtcctcgctcgctgtctaagcgcatctctctctctctttctctacttttatttctatccttttaatccctcctcacccatatcccctgtgagctactgttgaggtgtcgcaccctaaTGCAGACAGTTAatgggctcacttttttcttcttttccattTTATAACCACTTCACTTCAGTCGAACTACGTCGTCGGCGTCGGCGGCGTGCGCTGACCGCATTGTCAGGCAGCGGACTAATTTCATCGTTACTTTGGGAACTGGGCCGCTATCACTCATTGTGTTACTTAATGTACGCCTCACTGTACCGTCCAATATGAGCGCCGTCATCGCTGCCACACGAGGCATTAAAAAGAGTTGGAAGCTTCGCGCTTGTATTTCGGTGCCAGCGAGTGGGAAGTGCGTTCAGGTTGTTATTTTGTCGTATAGCATTCCTGAAcacgttcttgttttttttcctgtgttgAACCTTCATAGAAGCACGGAACTTGATGTATAGTGCTGCGTTTTTCATCACCGTGAAATAAATACCACGCACGGCACGTGCTCATTATGGTGCTCTTCATCACAGCGTGCTGCCGTTCACGAACAAAATACTGTTTCTTGGACTGATTGGTTGGCATCGCACAATGTTTAGTACAAAATAACGGTCAACTTCCCGCTGCAACGAAGAAATCAGCAGGTTGCCCGACAATGTGCCCGGCGCGCACCACTGCCGCATAAAATTCGGTTGAACACCACGCTTTTCAAGCGTCTGGGCATGTGCGATTTGCGCACGGCGCGCGACTGCAGCGGGGATCGCACCGCGATGCCATGCGCTCCGAGATTTCCCTAAAGTGTGAAACAGACTGCCCATAACTTAAAATGATCATGAGGGTGAAGAACGCGGATATTGAAAGATGTGCCTTTTCTATAAGCAAATATGTTCGTAATAAATTGAGTAATAGTTATCTACATGAGAGCTGAAAATTATCTAAGTTCTACGCCATCTTACCACATTAGAGCGAACTTTGTCTTCCTAGAAAAAGCACGGAATTCTGCCTCTGAATAACATTTTTTTCAAGGGTATCTCGTTTCCTTTTTAGGAACGCGGACCTGTCGCGTAACTCACTTGATAATTCCGCACCACAAATTTGGCCGCTCTTACATCGGCTGTGAATGGATGCACCCGTGTCCCTAGAAGGCTCGGACTGTCTGGAACTCCTACATGTCTCTTAATGTACATGACAGAGTGTATGATTCCTTCGGACACCTAAATGACATCTGGAACCAGTTTATTTCACTTGACCAGTTCATTCGTGTTGAGGACAGCTGAGTTGGTAACTAGCTCTCGAGTAATACAACAGCGGTAACAAACTACCGATATAGTGAGAGCCTGTCGTCATCAGCACAATGAATATAGATTTCACATAGAGACGTGTTGCAGGACGGATTGTGCAGTGCGAGAAGTATACAAAATATATTAATTACAATTGTTGGGATTTGACATATCAAAAGCACCATAtaactatgagagacaccgtagtagatggtaccggaaatttcgaccaacggGGGTTATTAATCGCGCCCCTAATTGTGTGTACACGGGCctcgaacattttcgcctccattgcaaACGCGGTGgctgtggccgggattcgataccgcgaccagcgggtcaccagccgagtgctttagccactagagcaccgtgaCGGGTAGAAGTATACAAATTCAGTATGTCATTATGGCGATCAATTAAGTTATTAAGTTCGCACTTGGTTGTTGTTCGCATGGTTCATTATGGCAGCATactgctgcacacacacacacacacacacagatatatatatatatatatatatatatatatatatatatatatatatatatatatatatatatatatatatatatatatatatatactaaagaAGTTTCTCCAATCAATGGGCCAAACATCCTTGGGAAGAAAAgagacaaaacaaaacacttagcggttgtcttagttttatttccaacggttttGATTCTTGCGAAGATCGGTCCACCGGTCGACACCGTTGAAAATAAAACTAAGACAAGCGCTAAGTTCTGTCTCTCtcgatctctctctctttttctctctctctgtatatatatatatataagggaaagaagtgtatacctaagggctcgtttttccgtgttttgacacaatattaatgagttctaacagacagtaatgccaaggaatgtataggggaagttattagaaccaatggaatgtaaataagaagaaagaaaagtgggtgaaaaataaccagccgtgagcaggaatcgaacctacgaccttcaaataacgcgttcgatgctctctctctctctctctatatatatatatatatacatatatatatatatatatatatatatatatatatatatatatatatatatatatatatatatatatatatatatatatatatatacatatatatatatatatatatatatatatatatatatatatatatatatatatatatatatatatatatgtgtgtgtgtgtgtgtgtgtgtgtgtgtgtgtgtgtgtgtgtgtgacgtaagaaggcagggatggttagtagaagcagagaaggaagaagtcagaacggaataaacatggtgtatgagcccGGCCACTTCAacgattcatcatagcgtcacacgagtcgacaggatgaagacctcgcaaccacttcatcgcccggccatcatcatcgaagacctcagcgagacgcagtaaccgaacgcggaccacagaagaacgtggaccaccaagaccaccaagcatcatgacaacagcatcagacgaccttgacattcctaagtacaccggatcagagGACGATGggcctgtacaggactggttctacctgttcgagctccacgctaccgctgcatcgaggtcggaacaggagatggttacgaatttcagcgactacgtcaccggtgaggcatttaagtttgaCCTGAcccacatattcgaaaacgaagaGTCATGGCGAAAGATCAAAGAGgggatgattacccgttttattaactatgaccaagacctactcattgccaaccatctagagacaaccgcacactatcgtcaattttcTAAGCAATTCTCAAGCATTCGAAcgcccagcgcgaatcgacaagtggctcaagacaaagtggcacatgcgtttacttacagaaggccatgcgtatattaggaaaaacccaaccgtcaagcgcgtCTCCCTTCTACACGAAAGGCGgaatttccgaagtcatcgcttcagcatattacacgagacgttgctcaaccacctgatgcccttcactcttcgtctcgcatacgtggtccaccacctgggttttcgtcacgcggttcttcaagcaatcctaacgctcaccacttgccttataaggacgccgtattcatggcagatgacctggcgcatcgacaaaataccctgtcaagcccttcttcttccgtacggtttcatgcatcaccgtccggtgcacacaccctcgacagtccaaacaaaacagaacgctcagacgcatcgaacgtcgcacgctaccaggcgcaaggaccactcgcagtgaacagcaAAAAAtaagcccctgaagagcttcctGTCATTTATACGGCACCGCAGaattgccaaaatctgcagttcaaacctagtaatgccatgtcacctgtgatgcccacatgcagagctaaccaattcatgaatcgaacaaattcagaagtacatgatacatcaaacctcgtacacagttgtctttcggaagcgtgcgtaatgaaccacgtcgccgaagcctctgaagagcctgctagcaatgatgatgcataaccaactatgcccgacaagcgAGACACCAATTCACCAAGCATAAGCTGTCGACAGGACACGTCAAacaccgaaggaaatgaatgcctcATTCCGGAAGgggtgccactacagccatctcttgagcagcctcagcaaagcaagcaaagccaagttaaTAAACCCATGCTACAACGAGAGAAACTGCAACGAGGACATCAACGAACGCAAAATTCAATGGAAGCGTACtcaccaataaaagaacatcggaaaataagatctctaaaccAAAAACCAATTCAAGACGTCCggcactttcgcacaaagaaaagtcaccagaaacACTCCCTGCACCTactattacaccgactgcaccaccacaaaaaacgccgagaaagacgcaaaagcactgcttgcactccgccagcactcaggcacttcgtcacagtctgtcaaaaagcttgaaagcaagaagcaccgggATTGCACCATTgacgacgaaaaatacaaccccgacgacatccgagctgccgatgcaacaatgcgttccaaccttgctcagtcgccagaacagttcaagcagtattgtcagtgttcatgtgtagcccactctgtccggaacgcaacagtcaagctcatccaccagagtcgtcatgaAAATCGCCGGACagctccctcggccttgaagatttagtgagattgtgaaactcttctgggacgtgaaactgtgaatttggctattattttgtttattctctgcAATTTGTTGTAGCATGTAACCGGTGCTATCTTTCGGGGGaaggggaatcctgtgacgtaagaaggcagggatggttagtagaagcagagaaggaagaagatggTGTATGTATGAAGCCAGGCCACGTCAacgattcatcatagcgtcatatatatatatgtatatatatatatatatatatatatatatatatatatatatatatatatatatatatatagatagatagatagatagatagatagatagtttaTTTTAACAGTTATGCAATGGAAAGCGTGGTCTGAGCTGAGGAGTGACGCCGCATCCTTGCTCTCTTCTCTCCATTGAACTAACGCTTTTCCTTTCTctagaggtgtgtgtgtgtggcttcaACTGCGATGTGGTTGTGAGTAGCCAAACCTCAATGGCAGCAACAAATTACTTTGCTTTTCCCGTTTTGCATAACAATATTGACTGCGTTCATTTACTCAGATTGCTTCAATCGTAATACAAAATGCTCGTCGCACAGTGCGATGAATGCCACTTTGTCAGTACGTTCGTTACAGGAAACTTCAAAATTTGATTCGCGATCACATTGAGAAAACCTGTGATGCCGGTTCGTTGAGCAATTGCGGAATTGTGTGTGACATTGTGTGTTTTTATGAggacttcttttttttaactgaTTTAGGTTTCAGAAAAGTGCCGCCACTGCATAAACCAAAACAGGAAATGGGGAGACTTTTACATAATGAAGTTGCGCCATTCTCATGTTCGACATGATAGCTCGCGGTTTATAAAATACCCGTATTTATCGGCATGGAAGCGATTCTAACGACGACACGGAAGTTCACTGCATCCTCTCATGGTCAATTGAAAGGATGTAGCTTCCTCCCTGCAACCATTCTTATATAAACCAACTTAATCCTGTTTTCAATAAACCTCGAAATTGTGTCAGAACAGTCGCTCAAAAACACATTTCGTCCAATTGTAAAACTATAGCACCTATTTACAGGATGTTTGATCATTCTTACAATccgtatgcgaaaaaaaaagagccgcgtTCTCAATAACCTCACTCAGATATCTGCAAAGAAGTGCGACATGCACCGTTAAAAGGCCTTTCTTCCACAAGGCGACCCCGGTGCACTTTTTAGACCAGTTCGCTGTGGCTGGGAGTTGAAAAAGATGCGCGAATTATGTTGCTTACCCGTTTCGTAGGTGCCCGCAAGATGACTGGTCCAGCTTCCTGTGCTTCATCGTCACCGTTTGTGACAGTCGTCGTGGTCGCCGTGCCATCGGGATCTCGGAAGGGAATATTAGCCGCTGAAGCCTGGACGCCGAGCGAGTGTTGCTCATCTTGTCCCGGAAGGACCACCTCGGCGTCCTTTTTGTCTCGAATGTCGTACGCTAGCCCCGGCGGTGAATGGTGGTGTGCTGGGTGACTATACTCTTCTTCGGGCTGCACAATATCGTACGGGGAGAGGCGCCCTCCGGATGAGTCGATCACAACTAGGGCGGCGGCAACAAACAGGCCGGCGAAAAGGACGCCGATCATGCAGTACTGCAACGGGTTCACGCTGGCGTCCCGATGTGGCATGAGATAGGTGTCCATCGCAAGCAGGGGCTGGTGATCGCGCGTCAAATCCGCGGCCCTGGTCACGGGGGATCCGCAGTGAGCGATGTGGCTGCTGCGAACGTGGTTTGTCGTCACCCGCTGAGTGTAGTGCTTTGGAGGTGTCAACGTTGAAACAGTCGCGCCTTGGCGACAGAAGTCCTCGCTGTAAGCCGGTGGCGGCCAGCTGGGGTGACCAGATGACGGATGAGTTGGAAGGCGCATTAAGGGGATGGGCATTCTAGGACTCGACATCGACGGTGGTGGGTCACTGGAGGCCGCTTGTTGAAGCGACGGCGAGTTCCCATCCGGGTCATGAACTCTCGGCGGGCTCCGGTCACGTTGGAAAGAGGTTGCCGCTCTTTTTATGGTGTCACTCACGTTCGCCATAACCATTTGCTTTCTTGCTTGTTCCTCGACTCCCTGGCTCCTACCCACTGCAAGAGATCACCCATAGTagtatgtgggtttaacgtcccaaaaccactatataattatgagagacgccgtagtggagggcttcgtaaaTTTGGCCACCTAGAGTTTttcaaggtgcacccaaatctgagcacacggacttaTAGCATTTTtgtttccatcgaaaatgcagatgGAACTgactagaccacagcggtggggTGGATTGGCCATGAAACAGGCAGGTAATATAGAGGCAAATTATATTTTTAAACTTTGATAACGATTGAGGAAGAAATTTGTCGCCAAAGAGATAAACGGTACTTTAAACCACTACAGTGTACGCACTTCCTATTCCACTTCGCGGCATGTGTTGGCATATCATGGGCGAACCCACTGTTGGCTCGATGCTGCGTCACTGATATGTGCCGTATTTATTCCTTACACGCTGATGTATTGGGGAGAATGAACCTGGGGGCAACTTAACAAACCAATTTTTTCACGTGTTGAGGGCATATAAACATATATAAAGCATTGAGAAGTTAATGATTAGACGTGGTCCTATAGTAGCTTGGTGGCCACAGTCGAGAACTTTTCCAGTAAGATTCTCTCTGAAAGTGGAATGCGTAAAAAGGGTGGCTTTTTGTCCCACGTCGATATTCGGTGTCTGTATTGCTGACCTTAATTCCTTTTTTAAAATTTGGCGCTTGCTCTTTCCAACACAGAATACTATGTTGAGCTCAAAATGCGCGTGCCATTCGTGAGCTGCAAGTACCATGCTATCGGTGATCAAGCACGTGTAACAATAATGAACAGAGACTTTCGACGAAGTGAGGAAGAGGAGAAAGAAGTGACAGCATTCTGGGCTACCTTTTATGGTGAGCGATGTTTATTTTAAAGGCGGGAACAGCATTTTGGGCCTTCCTTCTGCGAGCATCCATCATCCCGCCTGTAAAAAAGAACATCTTTCGCTGGATGATGGATAATCGCAGAAGGGAGACCCGGAATGCTGTTCCCGCCTGTAAAATAAACGTCTCTCACCATAGCAGTAAGAAAGCCCAGAATGCTGTAAcatcttcttccttttctttactTTGTCGAAAATCTCGTATCAATATTATCTGCGATTTTACGTCCAAATCAAGCGATCATTGAGGGAGTCGCTGAAGTGCCTCcataaattttgaccatctggcgttcttcaacgtgcactggcatcgcacagtacacgcgcCTCTATCATTTCGTCTGAAGAGAAATGTGACCACCGCAACTGGGAATGAACCACTGACATTTGTGTCTGCAGTCGACCACTGTAGCCATAGCCCTACCATGGCAGAGGTGATCAGGCAAGGAAACGCATGCTGTAGATAAACGACGACTGTTGTAGCCAAAAAGGGTATTTTTCCCTCGCTCTCTCTAATTAGAGGGCATTCCGAGGTGATGGGTAAATCAGGTTTGGTGGCGTCGTGGTCAAATATTGCGATCAGGTTCGTATGTTCGTGATTACTGCTGAAAAAAAGAGCACTAAAACGACGGGAGGAAGAAACACAGACCACCAAGCCGTGGTCTGTGTTCTTTTTAGCGGTGAAGCACCTCTGGCCGTGGGTCGTTCCGTCCTCTGTATTCTTAGTATTTATATGTAGCCACGCATAGTTTATtagttgctcaatagatggcgttgtgtgtaaatgtccttgggaataatataattAGATGACGTTAGTAGTTTTCACATCATACTTACGGAGTGAATGACAATATGTGGGGCGAACCATATGCTCGtgcgtccgtttgtccatccatgcatgcatTCCTCCGCTAgcctgtccgttcatccatccgtccatgcattcgtgcTTTCGTACATCGgtctgtgcttctgtccatccatttatccatgaGTCGGTCCgtacgtctgtccatctgtctgtctgttcatgcttTCGTACGTCTCCCGTCCATCCGTGCTCCGGTTCCCattgatcatcattcactccatgaatatgctgtgctttgtttctttctctttagtGCTTTTTTTCCGCTGATAATTATGAGCAAACCAGTGCGAATTCGTGCAACACTATAGCTGTTCGGTTTGTACTTTGTTATATTTACGACAAAACTGTGTTACGTTATGCCCTGTGCCGTCCACGCGTCGTACAGCAAAGGCACGTAAGTCTCGTGATTATAGAGGGCAGTGCATGAAGAATTGAAGTCAAGCAAGGATGAAGACAATGATGATGCTCGAAATGACATGGTTGGTGCTACATGATGATGATGCGAAGTGACGATTGTGCTGCACTATTTGGTTCTTGATACCCAGTTCGATTTACCGTGAATTTATCACATCACGAGATCTAGCTAACCTCGCAAGCCCACAGTTTTCTGACCGACTATCTGGCTGGCGAAGAGCTGGCTGAGTTTTCTTCCTTCCTTAAGTTTCACTTCATGCTTCCTCAGTTTTCCGTCTTTCATTTCCGGCATTGCATTAGCCAATTGCACATGATCTTATACAGATGTGACGCTCGCTATGTTTCTCACCTCCCCCCGCTTCTTGGCACGATCGAGTCCCTGAGGCATAATAACCGCACTTCCGCAATTAAGAATTCTAGCAAACTTCGTGTAGAAAGGTGCATGACAGTGCTAATTGATAACCTATCAAGGACCGATTCTTTTAGCCAGCTTTAACTGGTCATGCACCAAA
This region includes:
- the LOC119160902 gene encoding uncharacterized protein LOC119160902, translated to MVMANVSDTIKRAATSFQRDRSPPRVHDPDGNSPSLQQAASSDPPPSMSSPRMPIPLMRLPTHPSSGHPSWPPPAYSEDFCRQGATVSTLTPPKHYTQRVTTNHVRSSHIAHCGSPVTRAADLTRDHQPLLAMDTYLMPHRDASVNPLQYCMIGVLFAGLFVAAALVVIDSSGGRLSPYDIVQPEEEYSHPAHHHSPPGLAYDIRDKKDAEVVLPGQDEQHSLGVQASAANIPFRDPDGTATTTTVTNGDDEAQEAGPVILRAPTKRRRQDCSRYYYTYCTRPTTTVFHYDPVELTCVPTTALRTQLCNRGTNRFSSWQHCRAGCLQPDRVSDMCFENALFMPCSKQDVVASFWYFNGTACTKWTFPHGRCPARQPGIYRTLGECSLQCVENGGQADSLRCGVPAPGECELEHLRYPYFADMHAEGSARCVNSSHATLLGRRCLIGNNQFDSIKACQRACQG